The Candidatus Woesearchaeota archaeon genome contains a region encoding:
- a CDS encoding MFS transporter has translation MNGLGIKDSGKASSKETAKLKEDEKKAEIASKLKPVIEEENPENRILITIPKDAIKEHKKGILDRIIPDDGKNNETSKKSLKYSIIEGSANSVMTGFGENYISSFAVKLNATDVQLSFIETFPVLIASFFQLFSVGAIDRIKNRKKIILSGIFAQACTWLLITSIALYFKNPILLLIFFTMEVSFRIFVNPAWSSMMGEIAEEKIRGKYFGIRNKIAGAINFFAMLIAGRVIYLFSINEKKDFVLYGFAILFALSFVARMISWHFMRKIHEKQYIIEEKNKFTLWQFIKNMRMNNFGIFIIFLCIFNFAVYVSSPFFTAYMLKGLGMNFWLYTIVNSATTVVTFLVMSYWGKYSDIFGNRHIFEITGYLTPLVPILFILSPNPYYLFIINAFSGFVWAGFNLSSSNYIYDAVSPQKRVRCLSYYIFLDGIAIFSGALAGGLIMSAIKAPIALPIISLSKYHVIFIVSGLLRLAAVAYFMPKIREVRLGIKEVASEELFVKLIAIEPVKSFFYMTTRNINYGVGKIEEMGKNFIELTELDKIVKKKKKE, from the coding sequence ATGAATGGGCTGGGAATAAAAGATTCAGGAAAAGCTTCTTCAAAAGAAACTGCCAAATTGAAAGAGGATGAGAAAAAGGCAGAAATCGCATCCAAGCTCAAGCCAGTCATTGAAGAGGAGAATCCAGAAAACAGGATTCTGATAACAATCCCGAAAGATGCAATAAAGGAGCATAAGAAGGGGATTTTGGACCGGATTATACCTGATGACGGCAAAAACAATGAGACCAGCAAAAAAAGCCTCAAATACTCAATAATTGAGGGCTCTGCAAACTCAGTGATGACTGGATTCGGAGAGAACTACATAAGCTCATTTGCAGTAAAGCTCAATGCAACTGATGTCCAGCTCAGCTTTATTGAGACATTCCCTGTTCTCATAGCATCATTCTTCCAGCTCTTCAGCGTGGGCGCAATTGACAGGATAAAAAACAGGAAGAAGATAATACTCTCGGGAATATTCGCACAGGCGTGCACATGGCTTCTTATAACCTCAATTGCGCTGTATTTCAAAAACCCAATTCTTCTTTTGATATTCTTCACAATGGAAGTGAGCTTCAGGATATTTGTCAATCCCGCATGGAGCAGCATGATGGGAGAAATTGCCGAAGAAAAAATAAGAGGCAAGTACTTCGGGATAAGAAACAAGATTGCCGGCGCAATAAACTTTTTTGCAATGCTCATAGCAGGAAGAGTGATATACCTGTTCTCAATAAATGAAAAAAAGGACTTTGTGCTATACGGCTTTGCAATTCTCTTCGCGCTTTCATTTGTCGCAAGGATGATATCCTGGCATTTCATGAGAAAAATACATGAAAAGCAGTATATCATTGAGGAAAAAAACAAGTTCACCCTCTGGCAGTTCATAAAGAACATGCGGATGAACAACTTCGGGATATTCATAATTTTCCTTTGCATCTTCAATTTTGCAGTTTATGTGTCATCCCCTTTTTTTACAGCATACATGCTGAAAGGGCTCGGTATGAATTTCTGGCTTTACACAATAGTCAACAGCGCAACAACAGTTGTGACATTCCTTGTCATGAGCTACTGGGGGAAATACTCAGACATATTCGGGAACAGGCACATATTTGAGATAACCGGATATCTAACACCTTTAGTTCCAATACTTTTCATACTCTCCCCAAACCCTTATTACCTTTTCATAATCAATGCATTCTCGGGATTTGTGTGGGCTGGATTCAACCTGAGCTCATCAAACTACATTTATGACGCAGTAAGCCCCCAGAAGAGAGTTAGGTGCCTCTCATATTACATCTTCCTTGACGGAATTGCAATATTTTCAGGAGCACTTGCCGGCGGCTTAATAATGTCTGCGATAAAAGCGCCGATAGCGCTTCCGATAATCTCCCTTTCAAAATACCATGTCATATTCATTGTATCAGGGCTTCTAAGGCTTGCCGCAGTCGCCTATTTCATGCCGAAAATCAGGGAAGTGAGGCTCGGGATAAAGGAGGTTGCGAGCGAGGAGCTTTTCGTGAAGCTTATTGCAATAGAGCCAGTGAAGAGCTTCTTTTACATGACGACAAGAAACATAAACTACGGGGTCGGAAAGATAGAAGAAATGGGGAAGAACTTCATAGAGCTCACTGAACTGGACAAGATTGTGAAAAAGAAAAAGAAAGAGTAA
- a CDS encoding winged helix DNA-binding protein, whose translation MENKKIFNVIFREKPAMMLVELRNAKSEIYASSLAKVIDCTYSHVVKILQEMQKAGLINFEKQGRLKLLTLTKKGQDVAENIDKVKNNL comes from the coding sequence ATGGAAAATAAGAAAATTTTTAATGTGATTTTTAGAGAGAAGCCGGCAATGATGCTCGTGGAGCTCAGGAATGCCAAGTCTGAGATATACGCCTCATCACTTGCAAAAGTGATTGACTGCACCTATTCACATGTTGTGAAGATTCTGCAGGAGATGCAGAAGGCAGGGCTTATCAATTTCGAGAAGCAGGGCAGACTAAAGCTTCTTACCCTTACAAAAAAGGGGCAGGATGTTGCCGAGAATATTGACAAGGTAAAAAACAACCTTTAG
- a CDS encoding PIN domain-containing protein, with translation MPRYYFDTAIWIDILNDRVGFQNEPLGEYGLKLAEQIISSGNKIVISDAVLDELLRYFSLEELNGLFRQFEKNMLKVFSTSKERREAALLASLKNVPSGDALHALLAKRTNSILISRDNHFCLLDYVSKHFKPEELLQ, from the coding sequence ATGCCCCGTTATTATTTTGATACTGCAATCTGGATTGATATTCTTAATGACAGGGTTGGCTTTCAGAATGAGCCCTTGGGTGAATATGGCTTGAAGCTCGCGGAGCAAATCATCTCCTCAGGAAACAAGATTGTGATATCTGATGCAGTCTTGGATGAGCTTTTAAGATATTTTTCTCTTGAGGAACTAAACGGGCTTTTTCGCCAGTTTGAGAAAAACATGCTTAAGGTATTCTCAACTTCCAAAGAGCGAAGGGAAGCAGCTTTGCTTGCGTCCTTAAAAAATGTGCCTTCCGGCGATGCACTGCACGCATTGCTTGCAAAAAGAACAAATTCAATCCTCATCTCAAGGGATAATCACTTTTGCTTGTTGGATTATGTATCCAAGCATTTCAAGCCCGAGGAACTTCTTCAATGA
- a CDS encoding ribbon-helix-helix domain-containing protein, with protein sequence MTTQMITLKLDSMFLKRIDAAVKENAYQNRTEFIRASLHEKIDPEREAEVRKELESALKEIRKGIKHRKPITDEEFERTRKEVFNESSKKREKDPLYGKKRLEKIPGKFIEEVPRA encoded by the coding sequence ATGACTACTCAAATGATAACTCTGAAGCTTGATTCAATGTTCCTGAAGAGAATAGACGCTGCTGTAAAGGAAAATGCATACCAGAACCGGACTGAGTTCATACGGGCATCGCTTCATGAGAAGATAGACCCAGAAAGAGAAGCAGAGGTCAGGAAAGAGCTTGAAAGCGCATTAAAAGAAATAAGAAAAGGGATAAAGCACAGAAAGCCAATAACTGATGAGGAGTTTGAGCGGACAAGAAAAGAAGTATTCAATGAATCCTCAAAGAAAAGGGAAAAAGACCCGCTTTACGGGAAAAAACGTCTGGAAAAAATCCCAGGAAAATTCATTGAAGAAGTTCCTCGGGCTTGA
- a CDS encoding transcription elongation factor Spt5 — translation MAEEKSGESKIFALRVTANREDQIMDFVSSNVERKKINVFSVIRPHGMRGYIFLEAPTAQDADEAAKNVPYARGLLPDTVAYEEIEHMLEPKKKSESGVKKNDIVEIIGGPFKREQAKVMRIDKTKEEVVVELLEAAVPVPITLKLDSVKTIRRESEEEEEDKDDSRDDY, via the coding sequence ATGGCAGAAGAAAAATCAGGCGAATCAAAGATATTCGCATTAAGGGTTACAGCAAACAGGGAAGACCAGATAATGGACTTCGTTTCAAGCAATGTTGAAAGGAAAAAGATAAACGTTTTCTCAGTCATAAGGCCGCACGGCATGAGAGGCTACATTTTCCTCGAAGCGCCGACTGCCCAGGATGCAGATGAGGCAGCGAAGAATGTGCCATACGCAAGGGGGCTTCTACCCGACACAGTGGCTTACGAGGAAATAGAGCACATGCTTGAGCCCAAGAAAAAGTCTGAAAGCGGCGTTAAGAAGAATGACATAGTTGAGATAATAGGCGGACCTTTCAAGAGGGAGCAGGCAAAAGTCATGAGGATAGACAAGACCAAGGAAGAGGTTGTTGTTGAGCTCCTTGAGGCAGCTGTCCCAGTCCCGATAACCCTGAAGCTTGACTCTGTCAAGACAATAAGAAGAGAATCTGAAGAGGAGGAAGAAGACAAGGATGATTCTAGAGATGATTACTAA
- a CDS encoding nucleotidyltransferase domain-containing protein, translated as MRQKTLIKIIRLMRKELDKGQTILGISKQLGIGYRPAYNHIIEMEKEQIIQVQKIGHSKQCKLNLAGAKTRHLLESLDIIKKEELYQEHSKLNAIIEGLISKLAEKYFSEIHSVILFGSYAKGTTTKQSDIDLMFIVNNLKNKNLRESIERESASYQYSYNIKISPLITDVEELKKMLRAKELNVGKEAREHGISLYGHEMFWRIIS; from the coding sequence ATGAGGCAAAAAACACTTATTAAAATTATCAGGCTCATGAGAAAAGAATTAGACAAAGGGCAGACTATATTAGGAATCTCCAAGCAGCTTGGAATAGGGTACCGTCCAGCATACAATCATATTATTGAAATGGAAAAAGAACAGATAATTCAGGTGCAAAAGATAGGGCATTCAAAACAGTGCAAATTAAATCTTGCTGGTGCAAAAACAAGACATTTGCTTGAATCCTTAGATATCATAAAAAAAGAAGAGCTATACCAAGAGCATTCAAAGCTAAACGCGATTATAGAGGGCTTAATCTCAAAACTTGCTGAAAAATACTTTTCTGAAATCCATTCGGTTATTTTATTCGGAAGCTATGCAAAAGGCACAACAACAAAGCAATCTGACATTGATTTAATGTTCATAGTGAATAATCTAAAGAATAAAAACCTGAGAGAATCAATAGAAAGAGAAAGTGCGAGCTATCAATATTCATACAATATCAAAATAAGCCCTTTAATTACAGATGTTGAGGAATTAAAAAAAATGCTAAGAGCAAAAGAGCTAAATGTAGGAAAAGAAGCCAGAGAACACGGAATTTCTTTATACGGGCATGAAATGTTCTGGAGGATTATCTCATGA
- a CDS encoding ZIP family metal transporter: MNTFLWILLATVIDGLLAFVGIFTFFMKKKTLKSTIFSLVAFSAGALMAGGLFHMLLEGLEKMKAELALSLFLLGFLIFFAIERVLKWRHCHEEHCDVHPMTSLVVIGDSVHNIVDGLVVAAAFIVSVRFGIITSLMLYLHEIPQELGNFSIMVYGGEKRKKALLYNFLAQLTCIIGGIIGYFFSAGSSFSTYMLPIAAGGFIYISASDLIPELHKEADLKKSMLAFGMFVIGMAFMLATKFLLGA, from the coding sequence ATGAATACATTTTTATGGATACTTCTTGCAACCGTGATTGACGGGCTTCTTGCATTTGTAGGGATATTCACATTCTTCATGAAAAAGAAAACTCTTAAGAGCACAATCTTCTCCCTTGTCGCATTCTCAGCAGGCGCCCTTATGGCAGGAGGGCTTTTTCACATGCTTCTCGAGGGGCTTGAAAAGATGAAGGCAGAGCTTGCCCTTTCACTTTTCCTTCTTGGCTTCCTTATCTTCTTTGCAATAGAGAGAGTCCTCAAATGGAGGCACTGCCACGAGGAACACTGCGATGTGCATCCGATGACATCCCTTGTTGTTATTGGCGACAGCGTCCATAATATTGTTGACGGGCTTGTAGTTGCAGCTGCTTTCATAGTAAGCGTAAGGTTCGGGATAATCACAAGCCTGATGCTTTATCTGCACGAAATACCCCAGGAGCTCGGGAATTTCAGCATAATGGTGTACGGGGGCGAAAAGAGGAAAAAGGCGCTCCTGTACAATTTCCTCGCCCAGCTCACCTGCATAATCGGAGGAATCATCGGATATTTCTTCTCGGCAGGCTCATCATTCAGCACATACATGCTCCCGATTGCGGCAGGAGGATTCATTTACATCTCTGCTTCTGATTTAATACCTGAACTTCACAAAGAGGCAGACCTGAAAAAGTCAATGCTGGCATTCGGGATGTTTGTTATCGGAATGGCGTTCATGCTTGCAACAAAGTTCCTGCTTGGGGCATAA
- a CDS encoding protein translocase SEC61 complex subunit gamma, translated as MSFGSKVKDSMKRIKTFVIECRRVLQITKKPSRQEFSAIVKVAGLGMIAIGAIGFVIQLARTLLTQ; from the coding sequence ATGAGCTTTGGTTCAAAGGTAAAGGATTCAATGAAAAGGATTAAGACATTTGTGATTGAGTGCAGGAGGGTGTTACAGATTACAAAGAAGCCCTCAAGGCAGGAATTCAGCGCAATAGTCAAGGTGGCAGGGCTCGGAATGATAGCAATCGGGGCAATTGGCTTTGTGATACAGCTCGCAAGGACTCTTCTAACCCAGTAA
- a CDS encoding peptidylprolyl isomerase: MAIKKGDFIEIAFTGMLDDGMVFDTTDEKTAKESGIHNANSEYGNLIMCVGEGHVLSGLDTKLIGKETGKEYDFRLTAEEGFGKKDTKLLRLIATSKFTKQNIMPQPGLQVSIDEIMGTIKSVTSGRVIVDLNHPLSGRALEYKVKIGRLVTDSKEKANAILKMRLGIRDAEITINESACAIKLKSKVPKTVLDTVTEEIKRLCGFSSVEYTEPEEKKAESAKEPEKSK; encoded by the coding sequence ATGGCAATAAAGAAAGGGGATTTTATTGAGATTGCATTCACAGGAATGCTTGACGACGGAATGGTTTTTGACACAACAGATGAAAAAACAGCAAAGGAAAGCGGAATCCACAATGCAAATTCAGAATATGGTAATTTAATCATGTGCGTTGGCGAGGGGCATGTGCTTTCCGGGCTTGACACAAAACTCATCGGGAAGGAAACAGGAAAGGAATACGATTTCAGGCTTACTGCCGAGGAAGGATTTGGAAAAAAGGACACAAAGCTTCTGAGGCTCATTGCAACAAGCAAATTCACAAAGCAGAACATAATGCCCCAGCCAGGGCTTCAGGTCAGCATTGACGAAATAATGGGGACCATTAAATCAGTAACAAGCGGAAGGGTGATAGTTGACCTCAACCATCCCCTCTCCGGAAGAGCCCTTGAATACAAGGTGAAGATTGGAAGGCTTGTTACAGATTCCAAGGAAAAGGCAAATGCAATCCTCAAGATGAGGCTTGGAATAAGGGATGCTGAAATCACAATTAATGAAAGCGCGTGCGCAATAAAACTGAAGAGCAAGGTTCCAAAGACAGTTTTAGACACAGTCACAGAAGAGATAAAAAGATTATGCGGATTTTCAAGCGTTGAATACACAGAGCCGGAAGAAAAGAAGGCAGAAAGCGCAAAAGAGCCGGAAAAATCCAAATAG
- a CDS encoding serine protein kinase RIO, with translation MRKANEKFKVWGDVFDNFALVTIEKLIDKNCFDELESPISVGKEANVFSAKRGSDRVAVKIYRLETCDFNRMYDYIRADPRYIGMKKKRRQVILAWCQREYRNLMKAREAGLSAPYPIAFLNNILVSEYIGDENPAPKLKDEIPKELSAFAIEVFTQVRKFYKAGYVHSDLSEFNILIFNEKPVFIDFSQATTDRNPNFSEYLKRDIKNMCHFFRKKGLSLDEDKIAAYIKGDKEKLII, from the coding sequence ATGCGCAAAGCCAATGAGAAATTCAAGGTGTGGGGGGATGTATTTGACAATTTCGCGCTTGTTACCATAGAGAAGCTTATAGACAAGAACTGCTTTGATGAGCTGGAAAGCCCGATATCAGTTGGAAAAGAGGCGAATGTGTTCTCAGCGAAGCGGGGCAGTGACAGGGTTGCAGTAAAGATATACCGCCTTGAGACCTGCGACTTCAACAGGATGTATGACTACATAAGGGCAGACCCGAGATACATCGGGATGAAGAAAAAAAGAAGGCAGGTGATACTTGCCTGGTGCCAGAGAGAATACCGAAACCTGATGAAGGCAAGAGAAGCTGGCTTAAGCGCACCCTACCCGATAGCGTTCCTGAACAATATTCTCGTTTCTGAATACATCGGGGATGAAAACCCTGCGCCAAAACTCAAGGATGAAATCCCAAAAGAGCTTTCCGCATTTGCCATTGAGGTATTCACGCAGGTTAGAAAATTTTACAAGGCAGGGTATGTCCATTCAGACCTTTCGGAATTCAACATCCTCATTTTTAATGAAAAGCCGGTGTTCATAGACTTCAGCCAGGCAACAACAGATAGGAATCCAAATTTTTCAGAATACCTGAAAAGGGACATAAAAAACATGTGCCACTTCTTCAGGAAAAAAGGACTATCTCTCGATGAGGATAAAATTGCCGCTTACATAAAGGGCGACAAGGAAAAGCTTATAATATAA
- a CDS encoding radical SAM protein, protein MAELKFQDISFSEGKDSVRANFLRIFCFEIPKEELSGIAPFKIDSHSISFECPEKRASSRFYNLLERGFLKLKNSINGRKAVYIHRNSGIPLIGSNAFGIVDRNTSCVEVKPITGCNIDCGFCSVDEGLTGKKTNDIVVEEEYLISEFRKLAEKKKCGLEAHINANGEPLLYSRIVDLIRDLKAIPNVNTISIDTNATMLTKELAGEMAEAGLTRFNISLSAIDDAESSRINRCRLDTRHVMEIVEYAATIADVIIAPVWIPGLNDSEIPKIIDFSKRIRNKSQKTPFIGIQNFLNYPHGRNPVKGIEMEEFRKRLALIEKKSGEKLILGKEDFGIKETEKLQKPFKKGDIVSAEIKCEGRFPRERIACAKDRNITILSCDKDSGIVKVKILRSKHNIFLAKKI, encoded by the coding sequence ATGGCTGAGCTTAAGTTCCAGGACATTTCCTTCTCAGAGGGAAAGGATTCTGTCAGGGCAAATTTTCTAAGAATATTCTGCTTTGAAATCCCAAAAGAAGAGCTTTCAGGAATAGCTCCGTTTAAGATAGATTCCCACAGCATAAGCTTTGAATGCCCTGAAAAGAGAGCCAGCAGCAGGTTCTACAACCTGCTTGAAAGGGGCTTTCTAAAATTAAAAAATTCCATAAACGGGAGAAAGGCAGTTTACATTCACAGGAACTCAGGAATTCCCCTTATCGGGAGCAATGCTTTTGGGATAGTGGACAGAAACACATCCTGCGTTGAAGTCAAGCCAATAACAGGATGCAACATTGACTGCGGCTTCTGCTCAGTTGATGAGGGGCTCACGGGAAAGAAGACAAATGACATTGTGGTTGAGGAGGAATACCTCATCAGCGAATTCAGGAAGCTTGCTGAGAAGAAAAAGTGCGGGCTTGAGGCGCACATAAACGCAAACGGCGAGCCCCTTCTTTATTCACGGATTGTGGATTTAATCAGGGACCTTAAGGCAATTCCCAATGTAAATACAATATCCATAGACACAAACGCAACAATGCTCACAAAAGAGCTCGCAGGGGAGATGGCAGAAGCAGGGCTGACAAGGTTCAACATATCCCTGAGCGCAATTGACGATGCTGAGAGCAGCAGGATAAACAGGTGCAGACTGGACACACGCCATGTAATGGAAATAGTAGAGTATGCTGCAACAATCGCAGACGTTATAATTGCGCCTGTCTGGATTCCAGGGCTTAATGACTCTGAAATCCCGAAGATAATAGATTTTTCAAAAAGAATCAGGAACAAAAGCCAGAAAACTCCATTTATCGGAATCCAGAACTTCCTGAACTATCCCCACGGCAGAAACCCCGTGAAGGGGATTGAAATGGAGGAATTCCGGAAAAGGCTGGCTCTGATTGAGAAGAAATCAGGCGAAAAGCTTATTCTTGGAAAAGAGGATTTCGGGATAAAAGAAACAGAAAAGCTCCAAAAGCCGTTCAAAAAAGGGGACATTGTCTCAGCAGAGATAAAGTGCGAAGGCAGGTTTCCCAGAGAGAGGATAGCATGCGCAAAGGACAGGAACATAACAATCCTCAGCTGCGACAAGGACTCAGGCATTGTTAAAGTGAAAATTCTAAGAAGCAAGCACAACATCTTCCTCGCAAAGAAGATATAG
- the ftsZ gene encoding cell division protein FtsZ has product MAYIPGNAVHRKTLPIDAELEEIVGRQKATIKVVGCGGAGNNTINRITEVGVTGAETIAINTDAQDLLYTNADKKIIIGRELTKGWGAGSDPKIGEQAARENEHEIKEALIGADMVFVTCGLGGGTGTGSSPIVADLAKKSGALTVGIVTLPFSMEGKRRFENAITGLERLEAVVDTLIVIPNDKLLELAPDLPVQTAFKIADEVLTNAVKGIAELVTKAGLINLDFADIKSVMSNSGVALIGMGESDTNDRATESVEKALESPLLDVDVSGANGALINICGGPDMTLEEARKVVETISDKLDPNAKIIWGAQISEDLAKTVRTMLIVTGVKSLQILGPVNKTVDRKRKDIENELGIEFIN; this is encoded by the coding sequence ATGGCTTATATCCCGGGAAATGCAGTACACAGAAAGACTCTGCCGATAGACGCTGAGCTGGAAGAGATTGTCGGAAGGCAAAAGGCAACAATAAAAGTCGTCGGATGCGGAGGAGCAGGCAACAACACCATAAACAGGATTACTGAAGTGGGGGTTACCGGAGCAGAGACAATAGCAATAAACACAGACGCCCAGGATTTGCTTTACACAAACGCTGACAAGAAGATAATCATAGGGAGGGAGCTCACCAAGGGATGGGGAGCTGGTTCAGACCCGAAAATCGGCGAGCAGGCTGCAAGGGAAAACGAGCACGAAATCAAGGAAGCCCTTATCGGCGCTGACATGGTTTTTGTAACATGCGGGCTTGGCGGAGGGACAGGAACCGGTTCATCGCCGATTGTAGCAGACCTGGCAAAAAAATCAGGCGCGCTGACAGTCGGGATTGTTACGCTTCCATTCTCAATGGAAGGGAAGAGAAGGTTTGAAAACGCAATAACCGGGCTTGAAAGACTGGAAGCTGTCGTGGACACTCTCATTGTGATACCAAATGACAAGCTTCTCGAGCTTGCGCCTGACCTTCCGGTCCAGACTGCATTTAAGATTGCTGACGAGGTATTGACAAACGCAGTCAAGGGAATTGCCGAGCTTGTGACAAAAGCTGGGCTGATAAACCTTGACTTTGCTGACATAAAATCAGTAATGTCAAACTCGGGCGTTGCATTGATAGGAATGGGAGAGTCAGACACAAACGACAGGGCTACAGAGTCAGTTGAAAAGGCGCTGGAGAGCCCGCTCCTCGATGTGGATGTAAGCGGCGCAAACGGAGCATTAATCAACATATGCGGAGGGCCTGACATGACTCTTGAAGAGGCAAGGAAGGTTGTTGAGACAATCTCAGACAAGCTTGACCCCAATGCAAAAATCATATGGGGCGCCCAGATAAGCGAGGACCTTGCAAAAACAGTGAGGACAATGCTGATTGTAACAGGGGTTAAGTCCCTGCAGATTTTAGGCCCTGTCAATAAGACAGTTGACCGAAAAAGAAAGGACATAGAAAACGAGCTTGGAATAGAATTCATAAACTAA